From a single Rhizobium lusitanum genomic region:
- a CDS encoding glutamine synthetase family protein produces MAADNATKGTARIEVLIADMNGRLRGKQIPIEAEKKVLSGAVRVPTSTQSLDIWGYDNDEITGLSMTIGDPDGICVADPRTLADMPWAPPGSKQVLATMHELDGSPSFQDPRAILSSVLERYKALGLTPVVATELEFYLLAGDWRERGTPSPPPALMYRGEPNGYQLYDMDAVDLLGDYLETLRAYAKAQNLPADATTAEFGPGQFEVNLLHRPDALAAADDCILLKRVAEQAARKHGLKSTCMAKPYTDHAGSGLHVHASIIDDKGHNILDAKGGEPVKLKSISAGLLQTLLDAQLVFAPYANSYRRFQPGSFAPIDLTWGYGHRGTAIRIPEKDGPGARIEHRVAGADANPYLMLAAILGGILLGLENDLDPGEETTPNHVPADAPRLTHDFLTAVERFSTSPFIADIFGMRYQKLYGDTKRKEAISHLRTVSDFDYRTYLPRL; encoded by the coding sequence ATGGCGGCTGACAACGCGACCAAGGGTACGGCACGCATCGAAGTGCTGATCGCCGACATGAACGGCCGCCTTCGCGGCAAGCAGATCCCCATCGAGGCCGAAAAGAAGGTCTTGAGTGGCGCGGTGCGCGTGCCGACCTCGACACAATCGCTGGATATCTGGGGCTATGACAATGACGAGATCACCGGCCTGTCGATGACCATCGGCGACCCCGACGGCATCTGCGTCGCCGATCCGCGCACACTCGCCGACATGCCCTGGGCGCCGCCGGGATCGAAACAGGTTCTCGCCACCATGCATGAGCTCGACGGCAGCCCGAGTTTCCAGGACCCGCGCGCGATCCTCAGCTCCGTCCTCGAACGCTACAAGGCGCTCGGCTTGACGCCCGTGGTCGCGACCGAGCTGGAATTCTATCTGCTTGCCGGCGACTGGCGCGAACGCGGCACCCCCTCGCCGCCGCCGGCGCTGATGTATCGCGGCGAACCGAACGGCTACCAGCTCTACGACATGGATGCTGTCGACCTGCTCGGCGACTATCTCGAAACCCTGCGCGCCTATGCCAAGGCGCAGAACCTACCGGCCGATGCGACCACCGCGGAGTTCGGCCCCGGCCAATTCGAGGTCAACCTGCTGCATCGCCCGGATGCGCTGGCCGCCGCCGACGATTGCATCCTCCTGAAACGGGTGGCCGAACAGGCGGCACGCAAACACGGCCTGAAATCGACCTGCATGGCGAAGCCCTATACAGACCATGCCGGCTCCGGCCTGCATGTGCATGCCAGCATTATCGACGACAAGGGCCACAATATTCTCGACGCTAAGGGCGGCGAGCCGGTGAAACTGAAATCGATCTCTGCCGGCCTGCTGCAGACTCTGCTGGATGCGCAGCTGGTCTTTGCGCCCTATGCCAATTCCTATCGCCGCTTCCAGCCGGGCTCGTTTGCGCCGATAGACCTCACCTGGGGCTACGGCCATCGCGGGACCGCCATACGCATTCCCGAAAAGGATGGACCGGGCGCGCGTATCGAACACCGTGTCGCCGGCGCCGATGCCAATCCCTACCTGATGCTGGCGGCAATCCTCGGCGGCATATTGCTGGGGCTGGAGAACGATCTCGATCCCGGCGAAGAGACAACACCAAACCATGTGCCGGCCGATGCGCCACGACTGACGCATGACTTCCTCACCGCCGTCGAGCGCTTCAGCACCTCCCCGTTCATCGCCGATATTTTCGGGATGCGATATCAGAAGCTCTATGGCGACACGAAGCGCAAGGAAGCGATCAGCCACCTGCGCACCGTTTCCGACTTCGATTACCGGACCTATCTGCCGCGGCTTTGA
- a CDS encoding aspartate aminotransferase family protein has protein sequence MPDTSSRSNLAAIDAAHHLHPFADMKKLNADGARIIQRGQGVYIFDSNGKKYLDGFAGLWCVNIGYGRTEIADAAIRQMNELPYYNTFFGTTTTPVTLLSQKVCAHAGPHFNHVFFTNSGSEANDTWFRMARVYWSAIGQPAKKTVIARRNGYHGSTVAGASMGGMKYMHEQGDLPIPGVVHIGQPYWYGEGGDLSPEEFGLKVARELEEKIDELGEDNVAAFIAEPVQGAGGVIIPPSTYWPEIARICKARNILLVCDEVICGFGRLGSWFGYQHFGVEPDLAPIAKGLSSGYLPIGGVLVSDRIADVLINDVGEFNHGFTYSGHPVCAAAALENLRIIEDEQLIERVRDDIGPYFAKVWGGLADHEMVGEAVSIGLMGALQLAADKSTHRRFEKPDAIGSAVRNHALTNGLVLRATADRMLASPPLIISHDQVDEMVRITRLALDAVWADVRA, from the coding sequence ATGCCCGACACTTCCAGCCGCTCCAATCTCGCCGCCATCGATGCCGCTCATCATCTCCATCCCTTCGCGGACATGAAGAAGTTGAACGCCGACGGCGCGCGGATCATCCAGCGTGGCCAGGGCGTCTATATCTTCGACAGCAACGGCAAGAAATATCTCGATGGCTTTGCGGGGCTCTGGTGCGTCAATATCGGCTACGGGCGAACGGAGATCGCCGATGCCGCCATCCGGCAGATGAACGAGCTGCCTTATTACAACACCTTTTTCGGCACGACGACGACGCCGGTGACGCTGCTGTCGCAGAAAGTCTGCGCCCACGCCGGCCCGCACTTCAATCATGTCTTCTTCACCAATTCCGGCTCGGAAGCCAACGACACCTGGTTCCGCATGGCGCGCGTCTACTGGAGCGCTATCGGCCAGCCGGCGAAGAAGACCGTTATCGCCCGCAGGAACGGCTATCACGGCTCCACCGTTGCCGGCGCCAGCATGGGCGGCATGAAGTACATGCACGAGCAGGGCGACCTGCCGATCCCCGGCGTCGTCCATATCGGGCAGCCCTATTGGTACGGCGAAGGCGGCGATCTCTCGCCGGAGGAATTCGGCCTCAAGGTCGCCCGCGAGCTGGAAGAGAAGATCGATGAGCTGGGCGAAGACAATGTCGCGGCCTTCATCGCTGAGCCGGTGCAAGGGGCAGGCGGCGTCATCATTCCACCTTCGACCTATTGGCCGGAAATCGCCCGTATCTGCAAGGCGAGAAACATTCTGCTGGTCTGCGACGAGGTGATCTGCGGCTTTGGAAGGCTCGGCTCCTGGTTCGGCTACCAGCATTTCGGCGTCGAGCCCGATCTTGCTCCCATCGCCAAGGGCCTGTCATCGGGCTATCTGCCGATCGGCGGCGTGCTGGTCAGCGACCGCATCGCCGATGTGCTGATCAACGATGTCGGCGAGTTCAACCACGGCTTCACCTATTCCGGCCACCCGGTCTGCGCCGCCGCCGCCTTGGAAAATCTCCGGATCATCGAGGACGAACAGCTGATCGAGCGCGTCCGCGACGACATCGGTCCCTACTTCGCCAAGGTGTGGGGCGGTCTTGCGGACCATGAGATGGTTGGCGAAGCCGTCAGCATCGGGCTGATGGGCGCGCTGCAGCTCGCCGCCGACAAATCCACCCACCGCCGCTTTGAAAAGCCGGATGCGATCGGCTCGGCAGTGCGCAATCACGCTTTGACCAATGGTCTTGTGTTACGCGCCACCGCCGACCGCATGCTGGCCTCGCCGCCGCTGATCATCAGCCACGATCAGGTGGACGAGATGGTCCGGATCACCCGGCTGGCGCTGGATGCCGTCTGGGCGGACGTCAGAGCGTAG
- a CDS encoding diacylglycerol/lipid kinase family protein, protein MKLIGFFNRDGGTFKTTDMAAYEKKAEQVFRDAGHDFEGLVVSGGEVVAAMERAARRDDIDGIVAGGGDGTISAAASVAWKNGVALGVIPAGTMNLFARSLKLPLDIWQVLDVLATGEVEQVDIGSANGRPFIHQFSAGLHARMVRYRNAYTYRSRIGKISASTRAAFGVIVNPPEFAVDFEVEGRREHRHVSAISVSNNPYGANALLYADDLRSGELGFYTARPLRPLGVARLAVDMLRGRFRENADVMVMHTREVHLHFPKLRSLANCVMDGELLPLQRDVTLKLHAGELKVMIRQGTATRAAEEDTARSAIV, encoded by the coding sequence ATGAAACTGATCGGCTTTTTCAACCGCGATGGCGGTACGTTCAAAACCACGGACATGGCCGCCTACGAAAAGAAGGCGGAGCAGGTTTTCCGGGATGCCGGGCATGATTTCGAGGGTCTGGTCGTCTCGGGCGGAGAAGTGGTGGCGGCGATGGAGCGCGCGGCGCGACGCGACGATATCGACGGCATCGTTGCCGGCGGCGGTGATGGTACGATCTCGGCGGCAGCCTCCGTCGCCTGGAAAAACGGCGTCGCGCTCGGCGTCATTCCGGCCGGAACCATGAACCTCTTTGCGCGGTCGCTGAAGCTGCCGCTCGATATCTGGCAGGTGCTGGACGTGCTGGCGACCGGGGAGGTCGAGCAGGTCGATATCGGCAGCGCCAACGGTCGGCCCTTCATTCACCAGTTTTCCGCAGGCCTGCATGCGCGCATGGTGCGTTACCGCAACGCCTATACCTACCGCTCGCGCATCGGCAAGATATCGGCCAGCACCCGCGCCGCCTTCGGCGTCATCGTCAACCCGCCGGAGTTCGCCGTTGATTTCGAAGTGGAAGGACGTCGCGAGCACCGGCATGTCTCGGCGATTTCGGTTTCCAACAACCCCTATGGTGCCAATGCACTGCTTTATGCCGACGATCTGCGCAGCGGCGAGCTTGGTTTTTATACGGCAAGGCCGCTGCGGCCGCTGGGCGTCGCCCGGCTTGCCGTCGATATGCTGCGCGGTCGGTTCCGCGAGAACGCCGATGTCATGGTCATGCATACGCGGGAAGTACACCTGCATTTCCCGAAGCTGCGCAGCCTCGCCAATTGCGTCATGGACGGCGAGCTTCTTCCGCTGCAACGCGATGTCACGCTCAAGCTTCATGCCGGCGAACTGAAGGTGATGATCCGGCAGGGCACGGCGACGCGCGCCGCCGAGGAAGACACGGCTCGCAGCGCGATCGTCTGA